From Humibacter ginsenosidimutans, a single genomic window includes:
- a CDS encoding IclR family transcriptional regulator, with protein sequence MPQGTARQQAVTQRASAEQTGARGAVAPASQTLSRGIRILEILGDAGKALTIDEVTRRLEVHRSVAYRLVRTLEDHGLVTRTDAGLLELGARLAALAAGVSQDLQSEALPELTAVANELGMTCFLVVLDRDECVTLVSVEPRHAVASVAQRPGSRHPVGIGAPGKAILAMLPRSQWPTSVPAEAEQQVKDAVAAGFTASHDEVIANLHAVAVPLPLRGRAPAAIAVVSLADQRPAAELAGRLQVAATAIRESLGG encoded by the coding sequence ATGCCACAGGGAACAGCGCGTCAGCAGGCAGTGACGCAGCGGGCGTCGGCGGAGCAGACGGGCGCACGCGGGGCCGTGGCGCCGGCGTCTCAGACGCTGAGCCGAGGCATCCGCATTCTCGAGATCCTCGGCGATGCAGGCAAGGCCCTCACGATCGACGAGGTCACTCGCCGGCTCGAGGTGCATCGCTCCGTCGCCTACCGACTGGTGCGCACGCTCGAGGACCACGGTCTCGTGACCCGCACGGACGCCGGTCTGCTCGAGCTCGGCGCCCGGCTCGCGGCCCTGGCCGCCGGCGTCTCGCAAGACCTGCAGTCCGAGGCGTTGCCCGAGCTCACCGCGGTGGCGAACGAGCTCGGCATGACATGCTTTCTCGTGGTGCTCGACCGCGACGAGTGCGTCACGCTGGTCAGCGTGGAGCCGCGGCACGCCGTGGCGTCGGTGGCGCAGCGGCCGGGGTCGAGGCATCCCGTCGGCATCGGCGCCCCCGGCAAGGCGATCCTCGCCATGCTGCCGCGCTCGCAGTGGCCGACGTCGGTGCCCGCAGAGGCCGAGCAGCAGGTGAAGGATGCCGTCGCCGCCGGCTTCACCGCCAGTCACGACGAGGTCATCGCCAACCTGCACGCGGTCGCCGTTCCGCTGCCGCTGCGAGGACGCGCTCCCGCTGCGATCGCGGTCGTCTCACTGGCCGACCAGCGACCCGCCGCGGAGCTCGCGGGCCGCCTGCAGGTCGCGGCCACGGCCATCCGGGAGTCGCTCGGCGGCTGA
- a CDS encoding MFS transporter, with protein MSAPTPYTSPAAKTALDARAGRRGSRAAAALLTVMLMANVDVAVVNIAAPSIQQSLHATGALLQLMISGYVLVFAVLLVPGARLGHLYGIRRTFLVGVAAFTIASLACGLAVAPWMLLAARVAQGAGAALAVPQVLAGIHGLPDSVRRGALGAYVAVLSGSAVLGQTAGGLLISADLAGLGWRTVFLLNVPIGALAFALGRRHLARDESGSGARLDLRGAGILAIGLTLLTLPLILGEQLGWPIWTLASLAVSLPVLALFVGSQLATARSGRQPLLTLAVLRRRAVSPALLSYSFSVGSYFALLFVVAVYLQDGLGHSAAYSGAMLIGWVAAFGVAGLLLRRLNDAAVRRAAPWASLIMAAALALVAALAVAGHADGWPLFAALTLGGLGLGALNTAVLAILTGSVETSHSADLSGLINVTSQVFNLVGVATAGTLYLALGGISPSAAPAAFAATAAVLAGVMLIGAVFAAVAARTAVDG; from the coding sequence ATGAGCGCGCCGACACCGTACACCTCACCCGCAGCGAAGACCGCGCTCGATGCCCGAGCCGGCCGCCGCGGATCGCGTGCGGCCGCCGCGCTCCTCACCGTCATGCTGATGGCCAACGTCGATGTGGCGGTGGTGAACATCGCGGCGCCGAGCATCCAACAGTCGCTGCACGCAACGGGTGCGCTGCTTCAGCTGATGATCTCGGGATACGTTCTCGTCTTCGCCGTGCTGCTCGTCCCCGGCGCCCGCTTGGGGCATCTGTACGGCATTCGCCGCACGTTCCTCGTCGGGGTGGCCGCGTTCACGATCGCGTCCCTTGCCTGCGGCCTCGCCGTCGCGCCGTGGATGCTGCTGGCCGCCCGCGTCGCGCAGGGCGCGGGAGCCGCGCTCGCCGTTCCGCAGGTGCTCGCGGGCATCCACGGGCTGCCGGACTCCGTGCGGCGCGGCGCCCTCGGCGCGTACGTGGCCGTGCTGTCGGGCAGCGCGGTGCTCGGCCAGACGGCGGGCGGACTGTTGATCTCGGCCGACCTCGCCGGTCTGGGGTGGCGCACGGTGTTCCTGCTCAACGTGCCGATCGGCGCGCTCGCCTTCGCGCTGGGCCGGCGCCACCTCGCGCGGGATGAGTCCGGTTCGGGCGCGCGGCTGGATCTGCGCGGGGCCGGCATCCTCGCCATCGGGCTGACGCTGCTCACGCTGCCGCTGATCCTGGGTGAGCAGTTGGGCTGGCCGATCTGGACGTTGGCGTCGCTGGCCGTTTCGCTGCCGGTGCTCGCGTTGTTCGTCGGCAGCCAGCTGGCCACCGCGCGGTCGGGCAGACAGCCGCTGCTGACCCTCGCCGTTCTGCGACGCAGAGCCGTCTCACCGGCCCTGCTCAGCTATTCCTTCTCGGTCGGCAGCTATTTCGCGCTGCTCTTCGTCGTGGCCGTCTACCTGCAAGACGGGCTGGGACACTCGGCCGCGTACTCGGGCGCCATGCTCATCGGCTGGGTCGCCGCGTTCGGCGTCGCCGGGCTGCTCCTTCGCCGGCTGAACGATGCAGCGGTGCGCAGGGCAGCGCCGTGGGCGTCGCTCATCATGGCGGCCGCGCTCGCGCTGGTCGCCGCGCTCGCCGTGGCGGGGCACGCCGATGGATGGCCGCTCTTCGCCGCACTCACGCTCGGCGGACTCGGCCTCGGCGCGTTGAACACCGCGGTCTTGGCCATTCTCACCGGCAGCGTCGAGACGTCGCATTCCGCCGACCTGAGCGGCCTGATCAACGTCACCTCGCAGGTGTTCAACCTGGTCGGCGTCGCCACAGCAGGCACGCTCTACCTCGCACTCGGCGGCATCTCACCGAGCGCGGCGCCGGCGGCGTTCGCCGCAACAGCCGCCGTGCTGGCGGGCGTCATGCTGATCGGCGCGGTGTTCGCCGCCGTCGCGGCGCGCACAGCGGTCGACGGGTGA
- the hemQ gene encoding hydrogen peroxide-dependent heme synthase, which translates to MHGTAPEASPDEAQTPERADGFTLWAVLRRDPAKSFDLGEAGAGLAVTELEAAIAAVEADGVTVRGIYDVSGFKADADLMLWLHGPVPERLQDALRRLRRTTLLRRLLPTWNAMGVHRDAEFNKAHVPAFLRGVEPRQWLVVYPFVRSYEWYLLPDAERSRMLAEHGRKGAAFRSVMANTVASFALGDYEWLLPLESDTLVDLVDMMRELRSADARRHVREEVPFYTGRRIPVTDIPEVLQ; encoded by the coding sequence ATGCACGGCACGGCACCAGAGGCCTCACCCGACGAAGCCCAGACCCCCGAACGGGCCGACGGTTTCACGCTCTGGGCGGTGCTGCGACGCGACCCGGCGAAGTCGTTCGACCTCGGCGAAGCCGGCGCCGGACTCGCCGTCACCGAGCTCGAGGCGGCCATCGCCGCCGTCGAGGCCGACGGTGTGACGGTGCGCGGCATCTACGACGTCAGCGGCTTCAAGGCCGACGCCGACCTCATGCTCTGGCTGCACGGCCCGGTGCCGGAGCGGCTGCAGGATGCCCTGCGCCGCCTGCGCCGCACCACGCTGCTGCGCCGCCTGCTGCCCACCTGGAACGCGATGGGCGTGCACCGCGACGCCGAGTTCAACAAGGCGCACGTTCCCGCGTTCCTGCGCGGCGTCGAGCCCAGGCAGTGGCTGGTGGTCTATCCGTTCGTGCGCAGCTACGAGTGGTACCTTCTCCCCGATGCCGAGCGCAGTCGCATGCTCGCCGAACACGGGCGAAAGGGTGCGGCGTTCCGTTCGGTCATGGCCAACACGGTCGCCTCGTTCGCGCTGGGCGACTACGAATGGCTGCTGCCATTGGAGTCAGACACCCTCGTCGACCTCGTCGACATGATGCGTGAACTCCGCTCGGCGGATGCCCGCAGGCATGTGCGCGAAGAGGTTCCCTTCTATACGGGTCGACGCATCCCTGTGACAGACATTCCCGAGGTCTTGCAATGA
- a CDS encoding ferrochelatase, translating into MTTYDAILLSSFGGPEGQDDVIPFLRNVTAGRGIPDERLEEVAHHYRAHGGVSPINEQNRQLKAALEAELQRRGIELPVYWGNRNWNPYFADAMREAHEAGHDRLLALVTSAYTSYSGVGQYREDFEKALADTGLGEQVSIDRIREYFDHPGFVTPLVEGVEAAVAELTAESAPGAGDAVARDGIHVLFVTHSIPTAAAEASGPQFGTGGAYVAQHCAVAHAVSEAAASGIPWSLVYQSRSGDPRTPWLEPDINDAIADLAAAGDTKAVIIVPFGFVSDHMEVVWDLDNEATATAAENVLRSVRVPTPGTHPAFISGLVDLVEERLNDVPDEERQHLTELGPWPDHETVGAGREPVGANAEKVAAR; encoded by the coding sequence ATGACGACATACGACGCGATCCTGCTCTCCAGCTTCGGCGGACCGGAGGGACAGGATGACGTCATCCCGTTCCTGCGCAACGTGACGGCCGGGAGGGGAATCCCCGACGAGCGCCTCGAAGAGGTCGCCCACCACTACCGCGCCCACGGGGGCGTGAGCCCGATCAACGAGCAGAATCGGCAGCTCAAGGCCGCGCTCGAGGCCGAGCTGCAGCGGCGCGGCATCGAGCTGCCCGTGTACTGGGGCAACCGCAACTGGAACCCGTATTTCGCGGATGCCATGCGCGAGGCCCACGAGGCCGGCCACGACCGCCTGCTCGCGCTGGTGACCAGTGCCTACACCTCGTACTCGGGCGTCGGCCAGTACCGCGAGGACTTCGAGAAGGCGCTCGCCGACACCGGCCTCGGCGAGCAGGTGTCCATCGACCGCATCCGCGAGTACTTCGACCACCCGGGCTTCGTGACGCCGCTCGTCGAGGGCGTCGAGGCGGCGGTCGCCGAGCTCACGGCAGAGTCCGCTCCGGGAGCGGGAGACGCCGTCGCGCGCGACGGCATCCACGTGCTGTTCGTGACGCACTCCATCCCGACCGCGGCGGCCGAGGCATCCGGTCCGCAGTTCGGCACGGGTGGCGCGTATGTCGCGCAGCACTGCGCGGTGGCGCACGCGGTCTCGGAGGCCGCCGCCTCCGGCATCCCGTGGTCGTTGGTCTACCAATCGCGCTCCGGCGACCCGCGCACGCCGTGGCTGGAGCCCGACATCAACGACGCGATCGCCGACCTCGCCGCGGCGGGCGACACGAAGGCCGTGATCATCGTGCCGTTCGGCTTCGTCAGCGACCACATGGAGGTGGTGTGGGACCTCGACAACGAGGCGACGGCCACGGCGGCCGAGAACGTGCTGCGTTCGGTGCGTGTTCCGACGCCGGGCACGCACCCCGCGTTCATCTCGGGACTCGTCGACCTCGTCGAGGAGCGACTGAACGACGTGCCGGACGAAGAACGGCAGCACCTCACCGAGCTGGGACCCTGGCCCGACCATGAGACGGTCGGTGCCGGCAGGGAGCCGGTCGGCGCGAACGCGGAGAAGGTCGCCGCGCGATGA
- the hemC gene encoding hydroxymethylbilane synthase gives MTDGRVGTQPGEKVRIGTRGSALALAQTRQVADALAKASGLEVELVTITTHGDTATESLSQLGGVGVFTSALRDALVRGDIAVAVHSFKDLPTAEHPDIELGAVPKRADARDALCAHDGLTLETLPEGAKVGTGSPRRIAQLKALRPDVEIVDIRGNIDTRLSRVFGEAGDDRRLDAIVLAAAGLGRLGRSDAVTQHFELGDWPTAPAQGALALEVRRQKDATAFGRALAKGLAAINHATTRASVAAERGVLAGLEAGCAAPLGATAMVDDGLLFVTATVYSVDGTDQLTSSHAASLEGNGQAALLEAAEDASARVTEELLANGAADLASLGGAR, from the coding sequence ATGACGGACGGGCGGGTCGGCACTCAGCCCGGCGAGAAGGTGCGCATCGGAACGAGGGGCAGTGCACTCGCTCTCGCGCAGACGCGCCAGGTGGCCGATGCGCTGGCGAAGGCATCCGGTCTCGAGGTCGAGCTCGTCACGATCACCACTCACGGCGACACTGCGACGGAGTCGCTGTCGCAGCTCGGCGGCGTCGGCGTGTTCACGAGCGCGCTGCGCGACGCGCTCGTGCGCGGCGACATCGCCGTGGCGGTGCACTCGTTCAAAGACCTGCCGACGGCGGAGCATCCCGACATCGAACTCGGCGCGGTGCCCAAGCGGGCGGATGCCCGCGATGCGCTCTGCGCCCATGACGGGCTCACCCTCGAGACGCTGCCGGAGGGTGCGAAGGTGGGCACCGGATCCCCACGGCGCATCGCGCAGCTGAAGGCGCTGCGGCCCGACGTCGAGATCGTGGACATCCGCGGCAACATCGACACCCGGCTCTCGCGCGTGTTCGGCGAAGCGGGCGACGACCGCAGGCTCGACGCCATCGTGCTCGCCGCAGCGGGGCTCGGCAGGCTCGGGCGGTCGGATGCCGTCACTCAGCACTTCGAGCTGGGCGACTGGCCGACGGCACCAGCGCAGGGCGCCCTCGCGCTGGAGGTCCGGCGTCAGAAGGACGCCACGGCGTTCGGCCGTGCGCTGGCCAAGGGCCTGGCCGCCATCAACCACGCGACGACGCGCGCGTCCGTCGCCGCCGAACGCGGCGTGCTCGCCGGCCTCGAGGCGGGATGCGCCGCGCCGCTCGGCGCCACAGCCATGGTCGACGACGGCCTGCTCTTCGTCACCGCGACGGTGTACAGCGTCGACGGCACCGATCAGCTCACGTCGTCGCACGCCGCGAGCCTGGAGGGCAACGGCCAGGCCGCGCTGCTCGAAGCGGCAGAGGATGCCTCCGCCCGCGTCACCGAGGAGCTCCTCGCGAACGGCGCAGCCGACCTCGCCTCGCTCGGAGGCGCTCGATGA
- a CDS encoding uroporphyrinogen-III synthase, whose translation MTAGSTGPIPTQGPKPLAGWRVLVPRGGPWGDSVAADIRAYGGSPVVAPMINFAPTSDEASLVEALTALADGHFDWLTVTSATTVDVLAAHQARIPSNTRVAAVGETTAAALLAAGYHADLIPSADNSAVGLLDEWPQATRGEVPLKILTLRSEIAKPTLTDGLAAMGHDVQSVVAYRTVGIPVMQNVADDVASGRINAILVTSGSVAEQVQLQLGPLPETTFVAAIGPRTARDAKAVGLKVDVIAVDRTAESLVDSVAEAAERRAAS comes from the coding sequence ATGACCGCGGGCTCGACGGGACCGATCCCCACGCAGGGTCCGAAGCCGCTGGCCGGCTGGCGCGTGCTCGTGCCGCGCGGCGGCCCGTGGGGCGACTCGGTGGCCGCAGACATCCGCGCGTACGGCGGGAGCCCCGTCGTCGCACCGATGATCAACTTCGCGCCCACGTCGGACGAGGCATCCCTCGTCGAGGCGCTCACGGCGCTGGCCGACGGCCACTTCGACTGGCTGACGGTGACCAGCGCGACGACGGTGGACGTGCTCGCCGCGCACCAGGCGCGCATCCCGTCGAACACCCGCGTCGCGGCCGTCGGAGAGACGACGGCCGCCGCGCTGCTCGCCGCCGGCTACCACGCCGACCTCATTCCGTCGGCCGACAACTCGGCGGTGGGGCTGCTCGACGAGTGGCCGCAGGCGACGCGCGGCGAGGTGCCGCTGAAGATCCTGACGCTGCGCAGCGAGATCGCGAAGCCGACGCTCACCGACGGGCTCGCCGCGATGGGCCACGACGTGCAGTCCGTTGTCGCGTACCGCACCGTGGGCATTCCGGTGATGCAGAACGTGGCCGACGACGTGGCATCAGGCCGCATCAACGCCATCCTCGTCACCTCGGGCAGCGTGGCCGAGCAGGTGCAGCTGCAGCTCGGGCCGCTTCCGGAGACGACGTTCGTCGCCGCGATCGGTCCCCGCACGGCGCGCGACGCCAAGGCTGTCGGGCTCAAGGTCGACGTGATCGCCGTCGACCGCACGGCGGAGTCTCTGGTGGATTCCGTCGCCGAAGCAGCGGAGCGGCGCGCCGCATCGTGA
- the idi gene encoding isopentenyl-diphosphate Delta-isomerase, with protein MIVDPTMVVLLDEDGAPIGTAPKASVHATETPLHLGFSCHVLTDDGELLVTRRALSKRTFAGVWTNAFCGHPAPGEAAADAVRRHAHDELGIEVAEVQLVLPDFRYRATDSNGIVEYEVCPVFVARVAGEPVPNPDEVAEFATVAPRELAAALRATPWAFSPWLVEQAKLLPLYR; from the coding sequence GTGATCGTCGACCCGACCATGGTCGTGCTGCTCGACGAAGACGGTGCCCCGATCGGGACCGCGCCGAAGGCGTCGGTTCACGCCACGGAGACGCCGCTCCACCTGGGCTTCTCCTGTCACGTGCTGACCGATGACGGCGAGCTGCTCGTCACGCGCCGGGCCCTGTCGAAGCGCACGTTCGCGGGGGTGTGGACGAACGCGTTCTGCGGGCATCCTGCCCCAGGCGAGGCCGCAGCGGATGCCGTTCGCCGGCACGCGCACGACGAGCTCGGCATCGAGGTGGCTGAAGTGCAGCTCGTGCTTCCGGACTTCCGCTACCGCGCCACCGACTCGAACGGCATCGTCGAGTACGAGGTGTGTCCGGTGTTCGTGGCGCGCGTGGCGGGCGAACCCGTGCCGAACCCCGACGAGGTCGCGGAGTTCGCCACCGTCGCGCCGCGCGAGCTCGCTGCGGCGCTGCGAGCCACGCCGTGGGCGTTCAGCCCATGGCTCGTCGAACAGGCGAAGCTGCTGCCCCTGTACCGCTGA
- a CDS encoding gamma carbonic anhydrase family protein encodes MLVRHRDAEPRIDAFAYVAPSATIVGDVRIGPGARILHGAVLTAEDGEVVVGEDCVVMEHALIRGRAEHPAHLGTAVLVGPHAHVNGSVVESESFIATGASLFPGSRIGTGAEVRINGVVQVNTVVPPGAVVPIGWIAVGDPVSILPPEKHDEIWAIQRELDFGGTVYGVGREVSMRELMRRQSEYYGAHRDDVVIDS; translated from the coding sequence ATGCTTGTTCGTCATCGCGACGCTGAACCCAGGATCGACGCATTCGCCTACGTCGCGCCGTCTGCGACGATCGTCGGCGACGTGCGGATCGGCCCTGGCGCGCGCATCCTGCACGGCGCCGTTCTCACGGCCGAAGACGGCGAGGTGGTCGTCGGCGAGGACTGCGTGGTGATGGAGCACGCGCTCATCAGGGGCCGCGCGGAGCATCCGGCTCACCTCGGCACCGCCGTCCTGGTGGGCCCGCACGCACACGTCAACGGCAGCGTCGTCGAGTCGGAGTCGTTCATCGCGACCGGCGCCTCGCTCTTTCCGGGCAGCCGCATCGGCACGGGCGCCGAGGTGCGCATCAACGGGGTCGTGCAGGTGAACACGGTGGTGCCGCCCGGCGCCGTCGTGCCGATCGGGTGGATCGCGGTGGGCGACCCGGTGAGCATCCTGCCGCCGGAGAAGCACGACGAGATCTGGGCGATCCAGCGCGAGCTCGACTTCGGCGGCACCGTCTACGGCGTGGGGCGCGAGGTGTCGATGCGCGAGCTCATGCGCCGCCAGTCCGAGTACTACGGCGCGCACCGTGACGACGTCGTGATCGACAGCTGA
- a CDS encoding VOC family protein, which yields MEIGQVVLHVDDLKRATAFYESFTGTPPVFQVAPEGPVYFQLEGVRLVLDPAAPSSALFHVKARDIHATTERLRAQGVPVVTEPHVYFERVDAAAGPAGTVEWHALLRDSEGNLVGLIEHQPARTST from the coding sequence GTGGAGATAGGTCAGGTGGTGCTGCACGTCGACGATCTGAAGAGGGCGACGGCGTTCTATGAGTCGTTCACGGGCACGCCGCCTGTGTTCCAGGTGGCGCCTGAGGGGCCTGTCTACTTCCAGCTCGAGGGCGTGCGGCTGGTGCTCGACCCGGCCGCGCCGTCGAGCGCGCTGTTCCACGTGAAGGCGCGAGACATCCACGCCACGACCGAGCGGCTTCGCGCACAGGGCGTGCCGGTCGTGACCGAGCCCCACGTGTACTTCGAGCGGGTGGATGCCGCGGCCGGCCCCGCGGGCACCGTCGAGTGGCACGCCCTCCTGCGCGATTCGGAGGGCAACCTCGTCGGCCTGATCGAACATCAGCCCGCGCGCACGTCCACGTAG
- a CDS encoding MarR family winged helix-turn-helix transcriptional regulator encodes MNAQDAPSHGDDTGRPDPFIDPRVLDPDRAVVDTTGLADDEVDQIVRVLASLRLWRESEEASLDESRRTMQLGSTDMRAMRYLVVMKGRGEVATPGGLAAHLGISTASVTKLLDRLETAGHIKRERHPTDRRGVVITLAPDSHLRVREVIGRRHARRFELAKELRPDERETVIRFLNALSET; translated from the coding sequence ATGAACGCTCAGGATGCCCCGTCCCACGGAGACGACACAGGCCGCCCCGATCCGTTCATCGACCCTCGCGTGCTCGACCCCGACCGCGCCGTCGTCGACACCACGGGCTTGGCCGACGACGAGGTCGATCAGATCGTCCGAGTGCTCGCCTCGCTCCGCCTCTGGCGGGAATCCGAGGAGGCGTCGCTCGACGAATCCAGACGCACGATGCAACTGGGATCGACGGACATGCGGGCCATGCGCTACCTGGTGGTCATGAAGGGGCGAGGAGAGGTGGCCACGCCGGGCGGCCTCGCAGCCCATCTGGGCATCTCGACGGCATCGGTCACGAAACTCCTCGATCGCCTCGAGACCGCCGGGCACATCAAGCGCGAGCGCCACCCGACCGACCGGCGAGGGGTCGTGATCACCCTCGCACCGGACTCCCACCTGCGCGTGCGCGAGGTGATCGGCCGACGGCACGCGCGACGTTTCGAGCTGGCGAAGGAGTTGCGGCCCGACGAGCGCGAGACCGTCATCCGCTTTCTGAACGCGCTCAGCGAGACGTGA
- a CDS encoding polyprenyl synthetase family protein — MSVLTPLAATSAATVSEVECRLERYFDEHEARAMALGGRYVALWGAMRRSARGGKKLRPALVVETFAALRGEGTEALPAAAVDVAAAFELLHTAFLLHDDVLDGDTMRRGRANLIGELAADAERSGVDAERARAWGEASAILAGDLLIHGAHRLIDDAELPDRLLTTVRAVFDDAVFRTAAGEQSDMAFSCSIATPGLSGVLAMTEDKTAHYSFGDPLRVGALLAGASDDLVSLLGEFGRAVGVAFQLRDDVLGTFGDERALGKSVASDRRNGKVTVLTVMPDGAMDARDTATGHGDPRDLAERLIAGNRDAALRLAADSIVPDRLRAVLEHCVDRATERRS; from the coding sequence ATGAGCGTACTGACTCCACTCGCCGCCACGTCGGCGGCGACGGTCAGCGAGGTCGAGTGTCGCCTCGAGCGCTACTTCGATGAGCACGAAGCCCGGGCCATGGCTCTCGGCGGTCGTTACGTCGCGCTCTGGGGCGCCATGAGACGGAGCGCTCGGGGCGGAAAGAAGCTCCGACCCGCCCTCGTCGTCGAGACGTTCGCGGCGCTCCGAGGTGAAGGCACAGAGGCTCTTCCTGCTGCAGCGGTCGACGTCGCCGCCGCGTTCGAGCTTCTGCACACGGCTTTCCTGCTGCACGACGATGTGCTGGACGGCGACACGATGCGTCGCGGTCGTGCGAACCTCATCGGCGAGCTCGCCGCCGATGCAGAGCGGAGCGGCGTCGACGCCGAGCGCGCGCGGGCGTGGGGCGAGGCATCCGCGATACTCGCCGGCGATCTTCTCATTCACGGTGCGCACAGGCTGATCGACGACGCGGAACTTCCAGACCGACTGCTGACAACGGTTCGGGCGGTGTTCGACGACGCCGTCTTCCGCACGGCGGCGGGGGAGCAGAGCGACATGGCGTTCTCGTGCTCGATCGCGACGCCCGGCCTGTCGGGCGTGCTGGCGATGACGGAGGACAAGACCGCGCACTACTCGTTCGGCGATCCGCTCCGGGTCGGGGCGCTGCTGGCAGGCGCGAGCGACGACCTCGTGTCGCTGCTCGGCGAATTCGGCAGGGCCGTCGGTGTGGCGTTCCAGCTCCGTGACGATGTGCTCGGCACGTTCGGCGATGAACGTGCGCTGGGCAAGAGCGTGGCGAGCGACCGACGCAACGGCAAGGTCACCGTGCTCACGGTGATGCCCGATGGTGCGATGGATGCCCGCGACACGGCCACCGGGCACGGTGACCCGCGTGACCTGGCGGAGCGACTCATCGCCGGCAATCGAGATGCCGCGCTGCGGCTCGCCGCCGACTCGATCGTTCCCGACCGACTGCGAGCGGTGCTCGAGCACTGCGTGGATCGTGCGACGGAGCGCCGGTCATGA
- a CDS encoding phytoene/squalene synthase family protein — translation MTVSLGSVGPSDASEDRTRDAADALVRGTDARHGAHHDGRTTTDLELYTRTAEDSAARVIRGYSTSFGAAVRLLAPEYRTGVTSVYALVRVADELVDGAAEQAGLLLEAQRAALDELESETEHAMTCGFSPNLVVHAFARTATRAGIGRDLTAPFFASMRADLESARYTGSELDAYIYGSAEVVGLMCLRVFLAEAPQAERPDPATCGRLADGARRLGAAFQKVNFLRDLGSDVADRGREYFVGAAGDGITEELKHQLIVEIDADLSAAAVVIPELPAGCRTAVGVAHDLFAALCRRIERTPAEELMRVRVRVPDVQKLAILLRAISVRNGRGAASRRPLPRIAR, via the coding sequence ATGACCGTCTCCCTCGGCAGCGTGGGACCCTCGGATGCGTCGGAAGACAGGACGCGCGACGCCGCGGATGCCCTGGTCCGCGGCACCGACGCCCGCCACGGCGCGCATCACGACGGTCGGACGACAACCGACCTCGAGCTGTACACGCGCACCGCCGAAGACAGCGCAGCCCGCGTCATCCGCGGATATTCGACGTCGTTCGGTGCGGCGGTGCGGCTCCTGGCACCCGAGTATCGAACGGGGGTGACCTCCGTCTACGCCCTGGTGCGCGTCGCGGATGAGCTCGTCGACGGTGCGGCGGAGCAGGCCGGGCTGCTGCTGGAAGCACAACGCGCGGCGCTGGACGAGCTGGAGTCGGAGACCGAGCACGCGATGACGTGCGGGTTCAGCCCGAATCTCGTGGTGCACGCGTTCGCCCGAACCGCGACGAGGGCGGGCATCGGGCGCGACCTGACCGCGCCCTTCTTCGCCTCGATGCGTGCGGACCTCGAGAGCGCGCGCTACACCGGTTCCGAGCTCGACGCGTACATCTACGGATCGGCCGAAGTGGTGGGCCTGATGTGCCTGCGGGTGTTCCTCGCCGAGGCGCCGCAGGCGGAGCGACCGGATCCCGCGACGTGCGGGCGACTGGCCGACGGCGCCCGGCGCCTCGGTGCCGCGTTCCAGAAGGTCAACTTCTTGCGCGACCTCGGCAGTGACGTCGCGGATCGCGGCCGGGAGTACTTCGTTGGCGCGGCGGGCGACGGAATCACCGAGGAGCTCAAGCACCAGCTGATCGTCGAGATCGACGCTGACCTGAGCGCGGCGGCTGTGGTCATCCCCGAGCTGCCTGCGGGATGCCGCACCGCGGTGGGCGTCGCACACGACCTGTTCGCCGCGCTGTGCCGTCGCATCGAGCGCACGCCGGCGGAGGAGTTGATGCGGGTCAGGGTGAGGGTGCCCGACGTGCAGAAGCTCGCCATCCTGCTCCGGGCGATCAGCGTGCGGAACGGCCGTGGGGCCGCCTCGCGCCGCCCGCTTCCGAGGATCGCACGATGA